In Streptomyces sp. DG2A-72, one genomic interval encodes:
- a CDS encoding NYN domain-containing protein: MNDDLAALGARIDRTNELLQRMLAEVAKTPSTHAIFVDAGYLYAAAGRLVAGTEDRRAFDLDAEGLIDALIDKARTIFADSRLLRVYWYDGARRRIHTAEQQSIAELPDVKVRLGNLNANNQQKGVDSLIRSDLESLARHRAISDAALLGGDEDLVSAVEAAQGYGARVHLWGIEAPEGRNQAEPLLWEVDSQRTFDLDFFKPYVARRTAPAYDAMGTRPTREDVRFVGAQIAAKWLAARGRESLVELLPGHPYLPGSVDQDLLVEAEGLLQYSLRGQADLRRALRDGFWEHLQTLY, encoded by the coding sequence ATGAACGACGACCTCGCGGCGCTCGGCGCCCGTATCGACCGCACCAATGAGCTGCTCCAGCGCATGCTCGCCGAGGTGGCGAAGACGCCATCGACCCATGCGATCTTCGTCGACGCCGGGTATCTGTATGCGGCCGCGGGTCGGCTCGTCGCCGGAACCGAGGACCGGCGCGCCTTCGACCTCGACGCCGAGGGACTGATCGACGCGCTCATCGACAAGGCCCGCACGATCTTCGCGGACAGCCGGCTGCTGCGGGTCTACTGGTATGACGGTGCCCGGCGCCGTATCCACACCGCCGAGCAGCAGTCCATCGCCGAACTCCCGGACGTCAAGGTGCGGTTGGGCAATCTCAACGCCAACAACCAGCAGAAGGGCGTCGATTCCCTCATCCGCTCCGACCTGGAGTCACTCGCCCGGCACCGCGCGATCAGCGACGCGGCCCTGCTCGGCGGCGACGAGGACCTGGTGTCGGCCGTGGAGGCGGCGCAGGGGTACGGCGCGCGGGTGCACCTGTGGGGCATCGAGGCACCGGAGGGCCGCAACCAGGCGGAGCCGCTGCTCTGGGAGGTCGACAGCCAGCGCACCTTCGACCTCGACTTCTTCAAGCCGTACGTCGCCCGGCGCACCGCCCCCGCCTACGACGCCATGGGGACCCGGCCCACCCGCGAGGACGTGCGCTTCGTCGGCGCGCAGATCGCCGCGAAGTGGCTGGCGGCGCGCGGCAGGGAGTCGCTGGTGGAGCTGCTGCCCGGGCATCCGTATCTGCCGGGGTCCGTGGACCAGGACCTGCTGGTGGAGGCGGAGGGCCTGCTGCAGTACTCGCTGCGCGGCCAGGCGGACCTGCGGCGGGCGCTGCGCGACGGCTTCTGGGAGCACCTGCAGACGCTTTACTAG
- a CDS encoding MarC family protein produces the protein MFDVAVFGSLFLTLFVIMDPPGITPIFLALTSGRPAKVQKRMAFQAVCVAGAVITVFGLLGHQILDYLHVSVPALMIAGGLLLLLIALDLLTGKTDEPKQTKDVNVALVPLGMPLLAGPGAIVSVILAVQKADSVATQVSVWVAILAIHVVLWLVMRYSLLIIRVIKDGGVVLVTRLAGMMLSAIAVQQIINGVTQVIQGS, from the coding sequence ATGTTCGACGTCGCTGTCTTCGGCTCTCTCTTCCTCACCCTTTTCGTCATCATGGATCCCCCTGGGATCACCCCGATCTTCCTGGCGCTGACCTCCGGCCGTCCGGCGAAGGTGCAGAAGCGGATGGCCTTCCAGGCCGTCTGTGTCGCCGGCGCTGTGATCACCGTGTTCGGGCTGCTGGGGCATCAGATCCTCGACTATCTGCATGTCTCCGTCCCCGCGCTGATGATCGCGGGCGGGCTGCTGCTTCTGCTGATCGCGCTCGACCTGCTCACCGGAAAGACGGACGAGCCGAAGCAGACCAAGGACGTGAACGTGGCGCTCGTACCGCTGGGCATGCCGCTGCTCGCCGGGCCCGGTGCGATCGTCTCCGTCATCCTCGCCGTGCAGAAGGCCGACAGTGTCGCCACGCAGGTGTCGGTGTGGGTGGCGATCCTGGCCATCCACGTCGTGCTGTGGCTGGTGATGCGGTACTCGCTGCTGATCATCCGGGTCATCAAGGACGGCGGCGTGGTCCTGGTGACACGGCTCGCGGGAATGATGCTCTCCGCGATCGCCGTGCAGCAGATCATCAACGGGGTCACCCAGGTGATCCAGGGGAGCTGA
- a CDS encoding Mrp/NBP35 family ATP-binding protein, with product MAMEDAVREALSTVNDPEINRPITELGMVKSVQIGADGAVAVAVYLTVSGCPMRDTITQRVTEAVSRVEGVTRVDVELDVMSDEQRKELAAALRGGTAEREVPFAKPGSLTRVYAVASGKGGVGKSSVTVNLAAAMAADGLKVGVVDADIYGHSVPRMLGADGSPTQVENMIMPPSANGVKVISIGMFTPGNAPVVWRGPMLHRALQQFLADVYWGDLDVLLMDLPPGTGDIAISVAQLVPNAEILVVTTPQQAAAEVAERAGSIAVQTHQKIVGVVENMSGLPCPHCGEMVDVFGTGGGQVVADGLTRTTGTNVPVLGNIPIDVRLREGSDEGKPIVLTNPDSPAGSALRAIAGKLGGRQRGLSGMSLGITPRNKF from the coding sequence ATGGCTATGGAAGACGCGGTGCGCGAAGCACTGTCGACGGTGAACGACCCCGAGATCAACCGCCCCATCACCGAACTCGGGATGGTCAAGTCGGTTCAGATCGGTGCGGACGGAGCGGTCGCGGTCGCCGTGTACCTGACGGTTTCCGGCTGTCCGATGCGCGACACGATCACGCAGCGCGTGACGGAGGCGGTGTCGCGGGTCGAAGGCGTCACCCGCGTCGACGTCGAACTCGACGTGATGAGTGACGAGCAGCGCAAGGAACTGGCCGCCGCCCTGCGCGGCGGCACGGCCGAGCGCGAGGTCCCCTTCGCCAAGCCCGGCTCCCTCACCCGCGTGTACGCGGTCGCCTCCGGCAAGGGCGGCGTCGGCAAGTCCTCCGTCACCGTCAACCTCGCGGCGGCGATGGCGGCGGACGGCCTCAAGGTGGGCGTCGTCGACGCCGACATCTACGGCCACTCCGTGCCCCGCATGCTGGGCGCCGACGGCAGTCCCACCCAGGTCGAGAACATGATCATGCCGCCGTCCGCCAACGGCGTGAAGGTCATCTCCATCGGCATGTTCACGCCGGGCAACGCCCCGGTGGTCTGGCGCGGCCCGATGCTGCACAGGGCGCTGCAGCAGTTCCTGGCGGACGTCTACTGGGGCGACCTGGACGTGCTGTTGATGGACCTCCCACCTGGCACGGGCGACATCGCCATCTCGGTCGCCCAACTGGTGCCGAACGCGGAGATCCTCGTAGTCACCACGCCCCAGCAGGCCGCCGCCGAGGTAGCCGAGCGCGCCGGCTCCATCGCCGTCCAGACCCACCAGAAGATCGTCGGCGTCGTCGAGAACATGTCCGGCCTCCCCTGCCCCCACTGCGGCGAGATGGTCGACGTCTTCGGCACGGGCGGCGGCCAGGTCGTCGCCGACGGCCTCACCCGCACCACCGGCACGAACGTCCCCGTCCTCGGCAACATCCCCATCGACGTCCGCCTCCGCGAGGGCAGCGACGAGGGCAAGCCGATCGTCCTGACCAACCCGGACTCCCCCGCGGGCTCCGCACTACGGGCGATCGCGGGGAAGCTGGGGGGACGGCAGAGGGGCTTGTCGGGCATGTCGCTGGGAATCACGCCGAGGAACAAGTTTTAA
- a CDS encoding DUF1003 domain-containing protein, with protein sequence MVPERETATRERTPAGATAAARPRHPRLDQPAPPRRRVLPEWDPEAFGRFSERIARFLGTGRFLVWMTFAIIMWVLWNVAAPSVLRFDEYPFIFLTLMLSLQASYAAPLILLAQNRQDDRDRVNLEQDRRQNERSIADTEYLTREIAALRIGLGEVATRDWIRSELQDVVKELEDRQDGHGVFPAERPHGRDVDDR encoded by the coding sequence GTGGTCCCTGAGCGCGAGACCGCGACCCGCGAGCGCACGCCCGCCGGCGCGACGGCCGCCGCCAGGCCGCGCCACCCCCGCCTCGACCAGCCCGCCCCGCCCCGGCGCCGGGTCCTGCCGGAGTGGGACCCGGAGGCCTTCGGGCGGTTCAGCGAGCGCATCGCGCGCTTCCTCGGCACCGGGCGGTTCCTCGTCTGGATGACGTTCGCCATCATCATGTGGGTGCTGTGGAACGTGGCCGCGCCCAGCGTGCTGCGCTTCGACGAGTACCCGTTCATCTTCCTGACGCTGATGCTGTCGCTGCAGGCCAGCTATGCCGCGCCGCTGATCCTGCTCGCACAGAACCGGCAGGACGACCGCGACCGGGTCAACCTCGAACAGGACCGCAGGCAGAACGAGCGGTCGATCGCCGACACCGAGTATCTGACCCGGGAGATCGCCGCCCTGCGCATCGGCCTCGGCGAGGTCGCGACCCGGGACTGGATCCGCTCGGAACTCCAGGATGTGGTCAAGGAACTGGAGGACCGGCAGGACGGGCACGGCGTATTCCCGGCGGAACGGCCGCACGGACGTGACGTAGACGACCGCTGA
- a CDS encoding sec-independent translocase, with product MFNDIGPLELITLVVLAVLVFGPEKLPKVIQDVMRTVRKIREFSESAKQDIREELGPEFKDFEFEDLNPKTFIRKQLDNDELGIKEIRNGFDLKKEMAEVTDAVQGRDADSSSSSSSAASSGSSGSRIDMTKKPESPRDERPPVDYDAT from the coding sequence GTGTTCAATGACATAGGACCGCTCGAGCTGATCACGCTCGTTGTCCTCGCCGTGCTCGTCTTCGGTCCGGAAAAGCTTCCGAAGGTCATCCAGGACGTCATGCGGACCGTCCGCAAGATCCGTGAGTTCTCGGAGAGCGCCAAGCAGGACATCCGCGAGGAACTCGGGCCGGAGTTCAAGGACTTCGAGTTCGAGGACCTCAACCCCAAGACGTTCATCCGCAAGCAGCTGGACAACGACGAACTGGGGATCAAGGAGATCCGCAACGGCTTCGACCTGAAGAAGGAGATGGCCGAGGTCACGGACGCGGTCCAGGGCCGCGACGCCGACTCCTCGTCGTCCTCGTCCTCCGCCGCGTCGTCGGGTTCGTCCGGCTCCCGCATCGACATGACGAAGAAGCCCGAGAGCCCGCGCGACGAGCGCCCGCCGGTCGACTACGACGCCACGTGA
- a CDS encoding CBS domain-containing protein — translation MAAGAPRIFVSHLSGVAVFDPAGDQVGRVRDLVVVLRVGRRPPRVIGLVVELATRRRIFLPMTRVTGIESGQVITTGVLNVRRFEQRPTERLVFGELLDRRVTLAETGEEVTVLDVSVQHLPARRDWEIDRVFVRKGRKGGAFRRAKGETLTVEWSHVTGFSLEEHGQGAESLLATFEQLRPADLANVLHHLSPKRRAEVAAALDDDRLADVLEELPEDDQIEILGKLKEERAADVLEAMDPDDAADLLGELPEEEKERLLGLMQPAEAADVRRLMAYEERTAGGLMTTEPIILRPDSTVADALARVRNPDLSPALAAQVYVCRPPDETPTGKYLGTVHFQRLLRDPPYTLVSSLVDDDLLPLAPDAALPIVAGFFATYDMVAAPVVDESGSLLGAVTVDDVLDHMLPDDWRESEFDDLSETAEGVTSSGP, via the coding sequence ATGGCAGCCGGCGCCCCCCGGATCTTCGTCTCGCACCTCTCCGGCGTCGCCGTCTTCGATCCGGCCGGTGATCAGGTCGGGCGGGTACGCGATCTCGTCGTCGTGCTGCGTGTCGGGCGGCGTCCGCCCCGGGTGATCGGACTGGTCGTCGAACTCGCCACCCGCCGCCGGATCTTCCTGCCCATGACCCGGGTGACCGGCATCGAGTCCGGCCAGGTCATCACCACCGGTGTGCTCAACGTCCGGCGCTTCGAGCAGCGGCCCACCGAGCGGCTGGTCTTCGGTGAGTTGCTCGACCGGCGCGTGACGCTGGCGGAGACCGGCGAGGAGGTCACGGTGCTGGACGTGTCGGTGCAGCACTTGCCGGCGCGTAGGGACTGGGAGATCGACCGGGTGTTCGTGCGCAAGGGCAGGAAGGGCGGCGCCTTCCGGCGGGCCAAGGGAGAGACGCTGACCGTCGAGTGGTCCCACGTCACCGGCTTCTCCCTGGAGGAGCACGGACAGGGCGCCGAGAGCCTCCTCGCCACCTTCGAGCAACTGCGCCCCGCCGACCTTGCGAATGTGCTCCACCACCTCTCCCCCAAACGGCGCGCGGAGGTCGCCGCCGCCCTGGACGACGACCGCCTCGCCGACGTACTGGAAGAACTCCCCGAGGACGACCAGATCGAGATCCTCGGCAAGCTGAAGGAGGAACGCGCGGCGGACGTCCTGGAGGCCATGGACCCCGACGACGCGGCCGACCTGCTGGGCGAACTGCCGGAGGAGGAGAAGGAGCGGCTGCTGGGTCTGATGCAGCCCGCCGAAGCGGCCGACGTACGGCGCCTGATGGCGTACGAGGAGCGCACGGCGGGCGGCCTGATGACCACCGAGCCGATCATCCTCCGCCCCGACTCCACCGTCGCCGACGCCCTCGCCCGCGTCCGCAACCCCGACCTGTCCCCCGCACTCGCCGCCCAGGTCTACGTCTGCCGCCCGCCCGACGAGACCCCGACCGGCAAGTACCTCGGCACGGTCCACTTCCAGCGCCTGCTGCGCGACCCGCCGTACACCCTGGTCAGCTCGCTCGTCGACGACGACCTGCTACCGCTCGCCCCGGATGCGGCGCTGCCCATCGTCGCCGGTTTCTTCGCGACGTACGACATGGTCGCGGCGCCCGTCGTCGACGAGTCGGGGTCGCTGCTCGGGGCGGTGACCGTGGACGACGTACTCGACCACATGCTGCCCGACGACTGGCGGGAGTCGGAGTTCGACGACCTGAGCGAGACCGCCGAGGGGGTGACGTCGAGTGGTCCCTGA
- a CDS encoding magnesium and cobalt transport protein CorA, which yields MSMIRDLRAAVRPSRPSLRKDTAGYDTTRDPSTPSAVVDCAIYRDGARLQTPTPLTPHEAMRQVRRDGGFVWIGLHEPTEAEFSGIASEFGLHPLAVEDAVQAHQRPKLERYDDSLFTVFKTIHYIEHDQLTASSEIVETGEVMCFTGRDFFITVRHGGQGSLRALRHRLQDDPELLAKGPSAVLHAIADHVVDGYVAVADAVQDDIDEVETEVFSPGRKGTPRGTDAGRIYQLKREVLEFKRAVAPLLRPMLLLSERPMRLIDPDIQKYFRDVADHLARVQEQVVGFDELLNSILQANLAQASVAQNEDMRKITSWAAIIAVPTMVCGVYGMNFEYMPELHWKFGYPMVLTITVAICFGIHRTLKRNGWL from the coding sequence ATGTCGATGATCCGCGACCTGCGTGCCGCCGTCCGTCCGTCCCGTCCGTCGCTCCGCAAGGACACCGCCGGGTACGACACGACGCGCGACCCGTCGACGCCCTCGGCCGTGGTCGACTGCGCCATCTACCGCGACGGCGCCCGCCTCCAGACCCCGACGCCGCTCACCCCGCACGAGGCGATGCGCCAGGTGCGGCGCGACGGGGGCTTCGTCTGGATCGGGCTGCACGAGCCCACCGAAGCCGAATTCTCCGGGATCGCAAGCGAGTTCGGGCTGCACCCGCTGGCCGTCGAGGACGCCGTCCAGGCCCATCAGCGGCCCAAGCTGGAGCGCTACGACGACTCCCTGTTCACCGTCTTCAAGACCATCCACTACATCGAGCACGACCAACTCACCGCCAGCAGCGAGATCGTGGAGACCGGCGAGGTCATGTGCTTCACCGGACGGGACTTCTTCATCACCGTCCGGCACGGCGGACAGGGCTCGCTGCGGGCACTGCGGCACCGGCTGCAGGACGACCCCGAGCTGCTCGCCAAGGGCCCCTCGGCGGTGCTGCACGCGATCGCCGACCACGTCGTCGACGGGTATGTCGCGGTCGCCGACGCAGTGCAGGACGACATCGACGAGGTCGAGACCGAGGTCTTCTCGCCGGGGCGCAAGGGCACCCCGCGCGGCACGGACGCCGGGCGGATCTACCAACTCAAGCGTGAGGTGCTGGAGTTCAAGCGTGCCGTAGCGCCGCTGCTGCGTCCCATGCTGCTGCTCAGCGAGCGGCCGATGCGGTTGATCGACCCCGACATCCAGAAGTACTTCCGGGACGTCGCCGACCACCTGGCCCGGGTGCAGGAGCAGGTCGTCGGCTTCGACGAGCTGCTCAACTCGATCCTCCAGGCCAACCTCGCGCAGGCGTCCGTCGCGCAGAACGAGGACATGCGGAAGATCACGTCCTGGGCGGCCATCATCGCCGTACCGACGATGGTGTGTGGTGTGTACGGCATGAACTTCGAGTACATGCCCGAGCTGCACTGGAAGTTCGGCTACCCGATGGTCCTGACCATCACCGTCGCCATCTGCTTCGGCATCCACCGCACCCTGAAGCGCAACGGCTGGCTGTGA
- a CDS encoding DUF6758 family protein codes for MRGEPSCPKCGGRVRAPGLFADSWQCDVHGTVHPLQPVIPPSVEALSVVVHRTQVPVWMPWPLPVGWLFTGVGCAGDDRSGGRATAVACSGPGPLGGMGELILVAEELGVGLGARYAGIDGPDPGPYMNVEKPPQAKVLAAGRPTPLWHVAGSPDDRAVFAGEARGLWLWAVVWPEQSGLLMYDELVLTDLRDAGAEVDLVPCGALSPRLLEP; via the coding sequence ATGAGGGGCGAACCCAGTTGCCCGAAGTGCGGTGGCCGGGTCAGGGCTCCCGGACTCTTCGCCGATTCCTGGCAGTGCGATGTGCACGGCACCGTGCATCCGCTGCAGCCCGTGATCCCGCCCAGCGTCGAGGCCCTCAGTGTCGTGGTGCACCGCACGCAGGTACCCGTGTGGATGCCGTGGCCGCTCCCGGTCGGCTGGCTGTTCACCGGTGTGGGCTGTGCGGGCGACGACCGCAGCGGGGGGCGTGCGACGGCGGTGGCGTGCTCGGGGCCGGGGCCGCTCGGCGGTATGGGCGAGTTGATTCTGGTCGCCGAGGAGCTTGGTGTCGGACTCGGTGCGCGATATGCGGGGATCGACGGGCCCGACCCGGGGCCGTACATGAACGTCGAGAAGCCGCCGCAGGCGAAGGTGCTGGCCGCGGGGCGGCCTACGCCGTTGTGGCATGTCGCCGGGTCGCCCGACGACCGTGCGGTTTTCGCCGGTGAGGCGCGGGGGTTGTGGCTGTGGGCGGTGGTGTGGCCCGAGCAGTCGGGGCTGCTGATGTATGACGAGCTGGTGCTTACGGATTTGCGGGATGCGGGGGCTGAGGTGGACTTGGTTCCCTGCGGTGCGTTGTCGCCGCGCTTGCTGGAGCCGTAG
- a CDS encoding PHP domain-containing protein, whose amino-acid sequence MRIDLHTHSTASDGTDTPAELVRNAAAAGLDVVALTDHDTTRGHAEAIAALPEGLTLVTGAELSCRIDGISMHMLAYLFDPEEPALLAERELVRDDRVPRAKGMIGKLNELGVAVTWEQVERIAGGGSVGRPHVASALVELGVVPTVGDAFTQDWLADGGRAFVEKHETDPFEAIRLIKAAGGVAVFAHPAASKRGRTVPESAIAEMAAAGLDGIEVDHMDHDPETRERLRGLGKELGLLTTGSSDYHGSRKTVLLGEYTTDPEVYGEITRRATGAFPVPGAGGAG is encoded by the coding sequence GTGCGAATAGATCTGCACACCCACTCCACTGCTTCCGACGGTACGGATACCCCAGCTGAGCTGGTGCGCAATGCCGCCGCGGCTGGACTGGATGTTGTCGCGCTGACCGATCACGACACGACCCGTGGGCACGCCGAGGCGATCGCCGCGCTGCCGGAGGGGCTGACGCTTGTCACCGGGGCCGAGCTGTCCTGTCGTATCGACGGGATCAGCATGCACATGCTGGCCTATCTGTTCGATCCCGAGGAGCCGGCGCTGCTGGCCGAGCGTGAGCTGGTGCGGGACGATCGGGTGCCGCGGGCCAAGGGCATGATCGGGAAGCTGAACGAGCTGGGTGTGGCGGTGACGTGGGAGCAGGTCGAGCGGATCGCCGGTGGCGGGTCCGTGGGGCGGCCACATGTCGCCTCCGCGCTGGTGGAGCTGGGCGTCGTGCCGACCGTGGGGGACGCCTTCACGCAGGACTGGCTGGCGGACGGCGGGCGGGCGTTCGTCGAGAAGCACGAGACCGACCCCTTCGAGGCGATCCGGCTGATCAAGGCAGCGGGCGGGGTCGCGGTGTTCGCGCATCCGGCGGCCAGCAAGCGGGGGCGCACCGTGCCGGAGTCCGCGATCGCCGAGATGGCCGCCGCGGGCCTCGACGGCATCGAGGTCGACCACATGGACCACGACCCGGAGACGCGTGAGCGGCTACGAGGGCTGGGGAAGGAACTGGGGCTGCTGACCACCGGCTCCAGCGATTACCACGGCAGCCGGAAGACCGTCCTGCTCGGCGAGTACACGACGGATCCCGAGGTGTACGGGGAGATCACGCGGCGGGCGACCGGGGCGTTCCCGGTGCCGGGGGCCGGCGGAGCGGGCTGA
- a CDS encoding trypsin-like peptidase domain-containing protein yields the protein MNEGKPTKSKWWSRPRPQPPADVAQGASPTQAEATPPEAADGDFESARLSGVGGGGRASGDGDFELDRPAGSRGGDFELEQPAGGRGDTGSAEGDFELRLPAEAGAEDDFVRAQPSVTPVSQADRESTTERPKPLHDPDPYSTPPYGEPGPWAPAPPVQHPATTPAEGTPTPAATQDTSAPTRVPTPTNGTPAPAPTTTPAHGTSAPVPNPPPTPIPALPPAAPAPTAPAPPTTPFPPPANPWQNYDPWAPVTGPLQQNGAAVPTTTQRRKRARKALLGGALLLALVSGGVGGAVGAYLERNGGVGSVELPQADVEPTGRPVDSVAGIAARALPSVVTLHVSGSEAQGTGTGFVLDDRGHILTNNHVVEPAGTGGEISVTFHSGDTAKATVVGRDGGYDLAVVKVSGVTGLKPMRLGNSDNVQVGDPVVAIGAPFDLAGTVTSGIISAKERPITAGGESGDRSDVSYVDALQTDAPINPGNSGGPLLDAEARVIGINSAIRSAGDGSDLDGGQAGSIGLGFAIPVNQAKHVAEELINTGKATHPVIGVTLDMGYAGDGARVGTEDTGGGPAVNAGGPGDKAGIKAGDVITEVDGQRIHSGEELIVKTRAHRPGDRLELTLERDGKEIRIALVLGSSDAD from the coding sequence ATGAACGAGGGGAAGCCCACGAAGTCGAAGTGGTGGAGCCGACCTCGCCCGCAGCCCCCTGCGGACGTGGCCCAGGGCGCTTCCCCGACGCAGGCCGAGGCGACACCGCCCGAGGCGGCCGACGGCGACTTCGAGTCGGCCCGGCTGTCGGGGGTAGGCGGCGGTGGCAGGGCTTCGGGGGATGGGGACTTCGAGCTGGATCGGCCGGCGGGGAGTCGCGGTGGTGACTTCGAGTTGGAGCAGCCTGCGGGAGGTCGGGGTGACACGGGCTCGGCCGAGGGGGACTTCGAGCTGCGGCTTCCTGCAGAGGCGGGGGCCGAGGACGACTTCGTGCGGGCTCAGCCCTCCGTGACGCCGGTTTCGCAGGCGGACAGGGAGTCGACCACCGAGCGCCCCAAACCCCTGCACGACCCCGACCCGTACAGCACCCCGCCGTACGGCGAGCCCGGCCCCTGGGCACCCGCCCCGCCGGTCCAGCACCCGGCGACCACACCGGCCGAGGGCACGCCGACGCCCGCGGCTACGCAGGACACGTCGGCGCCAACGCGTGTGCCGACGCCGACGAACGGCACGCCCGCACCCGCGCCCACGACGACGCCGGCTCACGGCACATCGGCGCCAGTACCGAACCCGCCCCCGACGCCGATCCCTGCCCTGCCTCCCGCCGCGCCAGCCCCCACCGCGCCCGCTCCGCCCACCACCCCCTTCCCACCCCCCGCCAACCCCTGGCAGAACTACGACCCCTGGGCCCCCGTCACCGGCCCCCTCCAGCAGAACGGCGCGGCCGTACCCACCACCACCCAGCGCCGTAAGCGCGCACGCAAGGCTCTGCTCGGCGGTGCCTTGCTGCTGGCGCTGGTTTCCGGGGGCGTCGGGGGCGCCGTAGGGGCGTACCTCGAGCGGAATGGTGGCGTGGGGAGTGTGGAGTTGCCGCAGGCCGATGTGGAGCCCACCGGGCGGCCGGTGGACAGTGTCGCGGGGATCGCCGCGCGGGCGCTGCCCAGCGTGGTCACCCTGCATGTCAGCGGGAGCGAAGCACAGGGCACCGGCACCGGCTTCGTGCTGGACGACCGCGGCCACATCCTCACCAACAACCACGTCGTGGAACCGGCCGGCACAGGCGGCGAGATCTCGGTGACGTTCCACAGCGGCGACACCGCCAAGGCCACGGTCGTAGGCCGGGACGGCGGCTATGACCTCGCTGTCGTCAAGGTCAGCGGCGTCACAGGACTCAAGCCCATGAGGCTCGGCAACTCCGACAACGTCCAGGTCGGCGACCCCGTCGTCGCCATCGGCGCCCCCTTCGACCTGGCCGGCACGGTCACCTCCGGCATCATCAGCGCCAAGGAGCGGCCCATCACGGCGGGCGGCGAGAGCGGCGACAGAAGTGATGTGTCGTACGTCGATGCCTTGCAGACCGACGCGCCCATCAACCCCGGCAACTCCGGCGGGCCCCTCCTCGACGCCGAGGCCCGCGTCATCGGCATCAACTCCGCCATCCGCTCCGCCGGCGACGGCTCCGACCTGGACGGCGGCCAGGCCGGTTCGATAGGGCTCGGCTTCGCCATCCCCGTCAACCAGGCCAAGCACGTCGCCGAGGAGCTGATCAACACCGGCAAGGCGACCCATCCGGTCATCGGCGTCACCCTCGACATGGGCTACGCCGGCGACGGCGCTCGCGTCGGCACGGAGGACACCGGCGGCGGCCCCGCGGTCAACGCGGGCGGCCCCGGCGACAAGGCCGGCATCAAGGCGGGCGACGTCATCACCGAGGTCGACGGCCAGCGCATCCACTCCGGTGAGGAACTGATCGTCAAGACCCGCGCCCACCGCCCCGGCGACCGTCTGGAGCTGACGCTGGAGCGCGACGGCAAGGAGATCCGGATCGCGCTCGTGCTCGGCTCCTCCGACGCCGACTGA
- a CDS encoding suppressor of fused domain protein translates to MVDVLPLVEARLRTALGEPDARAAVTFLGTDRIEVLRFQQDDIVRYATLGMSAHPMTDPTAVLADPVKGPRAELVLSVRSGLADTDKVLRPLAVLAASPQVEGLIVAPGASLDVGDPLWPGAPFTSVLVAEPGGLVEDLDLDEPMDPVQFLPLLPMTPNEAAWKRVHGAQALQERWLTNGTDLRDPSRRSVPLD, encoded by the coding sequence ATGGTTGATGTTCTTCCTCTGGTCGAGGCCCGGTTGCGCACCGCGCTGGGCGAACCGGACGCCCGCGCCGCGGTCACCTTCCTCGGTACCGACCGCATCGAGGTGCTGCGTTTCCAGCAGGACGACATCGTCCGCTACGCCACGCTGGGTATGTCCGCGCACCCCATGACGGACCCCACCGCGGTCCTCGCCGACCCGGTCAAGGGCCCTCGCGCCGAGCTGGTCCTCTCCGTACGATCCGGGCTCGCCGACACCGACAAGGTGCTCCGCCCGCTCGCCGTCCTCGCCGCCTCTCCGCAGGTGGAGGGTCTGATCGTGGCTCCCGGTGCGTCCCTGGACGTCGGCGATCCCCTCTGGCCCGGCGCCCCTTTCACCTCGGTCCTGGTCGCCGAGCCGGGCGGCCTGGTCGAGGACCTGGACCTCGATGAGCCGATGGACCCCGTCCAGTTCCTGCCGCTGCTCCCCATGACGCCGAACGAGGCCGCCTGGAAGCGCGTGCACGGCGCCCAGGCCCTCCAGGAGCGTTGGCTGACGAACGGAACGGACCTGCGGGATCCGTCCCGCAGGTCCGTCCCGCTGGACTGA